The following are from one region of the Salvia splendens isolate huo1 chromosome 2, SspV2, whole genome shotgun sequence genome:
- the LOC121793077 gene encoding uncharacterized protein LOC121793077, whose amino-acid sequence RSRKYINRNREEAAARLVRDYFCDNPIWGDTYFRRRFRMRKPLFLHIANTLAAREEFFREGFDAVGRPSHTTLQKCTAVIRQLATGQTADIFDEYLHIGDSTGRLCLLNFCRGVRAAFSDEFLRRPTTEDCQFLLNLHEQVHGFPGMLGSVDCMHWQWKNCPVAWRGSYTSGHKGTHPTVVLEAVADYRLWIWHAYFGVPGSNNDVNVLQQSDLFTEVLDGKAPAINFVANNPRYKMGYYLADGIYPKWPTFVKTCGRPANPKQALFAQKQEAARKDVERAFGVLQARFNIIKAPARSWFMESMVDIMYTCIILHNMIVR is encoded by the coding sequence cgctcccggaagtacatcaatcggaaccgggaggaagccgccgcacggttagtacgcgactacttctgcgataacccgatttggggagatacctatttccgtcgccgtttccgcatgcggaaaccgctatttctccacatagcgaatactttggcggccagggaggagttcttccgagaagggttcgacgcggtcggtcgtcccagccacacgacgctgcagaaatgtactgcagtcatccggcagcttgcgactggacaaacggccgacatattcgacgaatacctgcacatcggagacagcactgggcgcttgtgcttgctcaacttctgcagaggcgtccgggcagccttcagtgacgaatttctccggaggccaaccacggaggattgtcagttcctcctcaacctgcacgaacaagtgcacggattccccgggatgcttggcagtgtcgattgcatgcactggcaatggaagaattgcccggtggcttggaggggttcctacacgagcggccacaaaggcacccacccaaccgttgtactcgaggccgttgccgactaccgactttggatctggcacgcgtacttcggggtccctggctcgaacaacgacgtaaacgtgctccaacagtccgacctctttaccgaagttttggatggtaaagcgccggccatcaacttcgtcgccaacaacccgcggtataaaatggggtactatctcgccgacggcatctacccgaagtggccgaccttcgtgaagacgtgcggcaggccagcgaacccaaagcaggctctttttgcgcagaagcaggaggctgcgcgcaaggatgtggagagggcgttcggggttctccaagcgcgcttcaacatcatcaaagccccggctcgttcgtggttcatggagagcatggtcgacatcatgtatacgtgcataatcttgcacaacatgattgtccga
- the LOC121782015 gene encoding patellin-3-like yields MAEEPQTHPIHPPEEATPPPPTAEETKTPPPQLREPISEPPLASLSLDLHQEPLPPPPTAAQESPLTIVGKDSPLPPPPPESPPSTTTTNATASQPPQSLGSFKEESNRASDLPPSQLKSLHEFKSLVQESISAAEEEVSIWGIPLLKDDRSDVVLLKFLRARDFKVKESLSMLKNTLKWRKDFGVDELLKEDLGDDLEKVVFMHGFDKEGHPVCYNVYGEFQNKELYAKTFGDEEKRQRFLRWRIQFLERSIRKLDFNPGGINTIFQVSDLRNSPGPGKRELRIATKQALVILQDNYPEFVTKQVFINVPWWYLAFYTMMGPFLTQRTKSKFVFTGPSKTPETLFKYITPEQVPTQYGGLSVDFCECNPEFTVEDPATEITIKPATKQIVEILVNEKCTLCWELRVVGWEVSYSAEYVPNDGQGYTVIVHKTRKMLPTDEPVVLGSFNVTELGKILLTVDNPTTKKKRLVYRFKVL; encoded by the exons atGGCTGAGGAACCCCAAACCCACCCAATACACCCACCGGAAGAAGCCACACCGCCGCCGCCCACAGCTGAGGAAACCAAAACACCACCTCCACAGCTCCGTGAGCCCATCTCCGAACCCCCGTTAGCTTCACTCTCACTAGACCTTCACCAAGAACCCCTCCCACCCCCTCCCACCGCCGCCCAGGAATCCCCACTAACCATCGTCGGAAAAGACTCCCCTCTCCCCCCGCCGCCGCCGGAATCTCctccctccaccaccaccaccaacgcCACCGCCTCCCAGCCCCCGCAATCCCTAGGCTCGTTCAAAGAGGAAAGCAACAGAGCCTCAGATCTCCCTCCCTCCCAGCTCAAATCCCTCCACGAATTCAAAAGCCTCGTCCAGGAATCCATCTCCGCCGCCGAAGAGGAGGTCTCAATTTGGGGAATCCCGCTCCTCAAAGACGACCGCAGCGACGTCGTTTTACTTAAATTCCTCCGCGCCCGCGACTTCAAAGTGAAGGAATCCCTCTCCATGCTGAAAAACACCCTCAAATGGAGAAAGGATTTCGGCGTGGACGAGCTGCTCAAGGAGGATTTGGGCGATGATCTTGAAAAAGTTGTCTTTATGCACGGATTCGACAAAGAGGGCCACCCCGTTTGCTACAATGTCTATGGAGAGTTTCAAAATAAGGAATTGTATGCTAAAACGTTTGGAGATGAGGAGAAGAGGCAGAGGTTTTTGAGGTGGAGGATTCAGTTCTTGGAGAGGAGTATTAGGAAGCTGGATTTCAATCCGGGGGGGATTAATACCATCTTTCAAGTGAGTGATTTGAGGAACTCGCCCGGCCCGGGGAAGAGGGAGCTTCGGATTGCCACGAAGCAGGCATTGGTCATCCTGCAGGATAACTATCCCGAGTTCGTGACGAAGCAG GTGTTCATCAATGTTCCGTGGTGGTATCTGGCTTTCTACACGATGATGGGTCCGTTCCTGACCCAACGGACTAAAAGCAAATTTGTCTTCACCGGCCCATCAAAAACCCCTGAAACCCTTTTCAA GTACATAACACCGGAACAAGTTCCAACTCAATATGGTGGCCTGAGTGTAGACTTCTGTGAGTGCAACCCCGAGTTCACTGTTGAAGATCCGGCCACGGAGATCACTATCAAACCTGCAAcgaagcagatcgttgagatcctCGTGAATGAG AAATGCACTCTGTGTTGGGAGCTCCGTGTGGTCGGGTGGGAAGTGAGCTACAGTGCAGAATACGTCCCAAACGATGGACAAGGCTACACGGTGATCGTGCACAAGACCAGGAAGATGCTCCCAACGGATGAGCCTGTCGTGTTGGGCAGCTTCAACGTGACCGAGCTTGGTAAGATATTGCTCACCGTTGACAACCCCACCACGAAGAAGAAGAGGCTCGTCTACCGGTTCAAGGTTCTCTGA